DNA from Granulicella arctica:
TCACTGCGCTTGCGGCCATGATGCCTTCAGGAGGAACAGAGGCTCGGATGGTGCATTGTTGCGCTGGTCCGAAGAAGACTCCTACGACGCTCATCAAACCGAGAATGAGGCAGAACTGCCAGAGGTGGGTTGCTCCCAGTAACATCAGCGAGAGAAAGACGCGGATAAGGTCGCTCGAGACGAGCGTGGATTTCAGTGGCCAGCGATCGACGAAGACGCCAGCCAGCGGTCCGATCAACACGGGGGGCAGCAGCGACGCAATCTGCACCCAGGTGATCTGCTCCGCGGCGGCATTCATCTTGAAGGAAACTACGCTGAGGACTGCGAAGAGTGCGAGAAAGTCGCCGAAGGTGCTTATGATGAGGGCGAACCACATCAGCCGTACCGCGCGGATGCCCAGCACTTCGCGTAATGAAAGCTGATCGGGCATGACTGCCGAAGTCTCCATCTTCAGTAATCCCCTTGCCTCTTTACTGTTTTCTTCAAAGTGTCGTCTTCACCTGTTTGTACGGTGCTGGTTTGCGGGATTTTGTCTGCGTACAGAACGCTGTAATGAGTGGCTGGCGGGTATCCATGGAACCTAATCGGCCGAATAGACCGTCAAAGACTCCGGCAATCAGGGCCACCATCTTACGGAGCTTGTTGTTCTCATACAGAAGTACCGAAAGGAACAAAGAGAGCGTCATGAGATTAATCAGAAATGCTGACCGAAGACTCGAGCGATAGCACCATGCGATATTGAGGCCGTTTCGCGCCGCATAGTACAGGCGTGGAGGGCTATAGTTCCACTGTACGAGATCCAGGGACCCGATCTTGTGGTCGGTCGCATCACCGAGCTCGTGCTTCATTGTCAGGGAGGTGTTGCTGAAGACCGGAACTCCCTGACTACGTGCGCGAAAGCAGTAATCGGCATCGACATAGTCGATGAAGTAGTCCTCGCGGAATGCTCCCAGCTTACGATAGGTTTCGGCCGATATGACGCATCCGGAGGAGATGACGCTTGTGCACGGAATCAGCCCCTGATCCTCATCGCGCATGAAAATAAACTTTGCACTGACTTTGGCTTCTCCAAGGATGAGGAGCGGGATGTAGTGATCGACGTTGGTGTCGTAGATCTTGGGGCCGATCAGAAAGTATGGATGATCGAGGCTACAGCAAGCCTCGATCATCTTAACAAAGAAGTCCTCCGAGACGGTCGAATCCTGATCGAAGGTGAAGAGCAGGTCGCACTGCTTTTCCAGAAGCCACTCCATCCCTCGATTGAATGCTCCCGCAATGCCTCCATGGTTGGAGTTGACGATCACATGGATGCCGAGATTCCTCATGCGCTGATGAAGCCCGAGATCCACACGCTGTGAGTTGTCGACTGCTACGACCATTTCGCACAGCTTCTTGAGGCCCAGGAGGTTTTCGACATGCTTTTCCGTTGGGTTGAACAGAACCGCCAACGAGCCTGGGATCGATTTCATCACTTTCCTAGCTCCGTTTCTTCTACTGTTTCAACCGCCCCACGCGGTGCGAACTCACCTGGTACCGCTTTGGCTATCGACAGCGCCAGCATAGAAGAGATTACTGGTTCGTAAGGGTCAATTCAGCCGGTAGCTTCCTTACGGCAGACTTGGCAACAGCCTCGATCACAGAAAGAGCCTTTAGGCCTGCGGTCTCGCCCGAAACCATCCTGGACTGAACTGTGATGCAATTCTGTTGAATAGTTTCACTTTCCAGCAGGCGCTTGAGGGAGGGATATATATCAAACCCCTTCTCTTCCTTAAGTTCAAAACCACAGCCTAGACGTTCGATGTTCGACGCGTTATCAAACTGATCCATCGCATGCGGCTTAACCAGTTGCGGTATGCCTGCTACGAATGCCTGGGAGGCTGTGCCGATACCACCATGATGCACTAACGCTCTCACATGCGGTAATAGCTTGCTTAAGGGAATATAGGAACGGACGAGAATGCTGGGGGGGAACTTGGGTAATACAGTTTCGGCCCGAGCTATAAATACGCCTCTCAGACCAAGCTCCTGTAACGCCTCGGCTGCTGCCGAATAATAAGAGAACCCATCCGCCAAGGTGGACCCCAGAGTGAAAACGACTGGCTTCTCGCCACTCGCAAGAAATTCCTGTAGCTCCGGATCGATTTCGCGGAAGTCTGCCTCGTCGAAGAGCGGAAATCCTGCCAGAGTGACGTTGGGTGGCCAGTCTGACTGGGGTTCTGCAAACCAGGCCGGAAACAGGGCCAGGACACCTTGTGGAGAAGATAGCCAACGGCACATAATGCGTTTGACTGGTGGCAGTCCCAATTCTGCACGCAGACCATTGATATCGGGCCCACAGACCCTATCGAGGACTCCGCGTTCAAACGCCCATAACAGAGCTGCCCGTACGGGGTAGGGCATGTAGCCCGGAACCGGAAGCTGCTTGAGGACTGGCGGTTTCTTTGCGGAGAAAAATATCGCGGGAGAGACATTCAGCGTGACAAGCGGCACGCCGTATTGCTCCTGCAAGAGTCTTGCGCCAATGGCCCAGGGGTGAGCGGCTATAACCGTGTCCTCGTCGATCTCCTTTAGAAGCAAGTCGTACATTGGGCGAATTCTGGTTGATAACGGCTGCCACAATTCTTTCAAGGAGCTGCGGGGATTCCACATCGCGGGATTATTAATGTCAGCGTAATACTCTTCTACTGTTCCCATCGGAAGGTGGCGGAGACCACACCGTTCTGCGGCGTCAGCAAAGATTGAATTTGCGCAGAATGTCACCTTGTGCCCGTGTCGTGCAAACGTACGGCTCAATCCGAGCAAGGGGTGTACATCCCCAACGCTGCCAAGTGCAACCACGATAATATGCAAAGCCTTCTCCCCCTTTTTGCCGCCCTGATGAGAACCAGCCCGAGCAAAACACCCTCGATTGCCTGATCTTTACCGAATAAAAGCTTTCTGATTTTGTCCGGCGTGGCTGGCGCACCGGCTTTCCAAATCGATGAGATGTCCTGCCTTTTCTACTGTGGAAAATCGGCTGGATTGATCTTGATAGGCAATTGGATAAATATGGACTTTAGTAATACATTCATCCAGCCGTCTCTAACGAATGACATCCGAACTTCGTTAGAGGTAAAGAGGGTTGGGTCCTGATCTGCACTGCATTTAGCAATCTGATCGATACGAATCATCATCTGCCGCTCGTTTACGGTGAAATGCTCTGGGAATCGAAGCACGGCAGACTTGAAAGCATTGAAATATCATGGCTGTTACTGGGATCATACTGTACTGTTCGAAGCAGTTCAAGCTTTAGTAACTAAATTATTGTTACGAATAATCCATGTTCTTATTACGACAGTATTGATTGAATTATGGCACCCGCGGGGCTTGGGGTCTTCATGCGCCAAAGTCAAACGCAATGGAATAGATATAGGGAAACAGGCCACGATATGAAGAGAAAGATGTTGTTTTTC
Protein-coding regions in this window:
- a CDS encoding glycosyltransferase, which codes for MHIIVVALGSVGDVHPLLGLSRTFARHGHKVTFCANSIFADAAERCGLRHLPMGTVEEYYADINNPAMWNPRSSLKELWQPLSTRIRPMYDLLLKEIDEDTVIAAHPWAIGARLLQEQYGVPLVTLNVSPAIFFSAKKPPVLKQLPVPGYMPYPVRAALLWAFERGVLDRVCGPDINGLRAELGLPPVKRIMCRWLSSPQGVLALFPAWFAEPQSDWPPNVTLAGFPLFDEADFREIDPELQEFLASGEKPVVFTLGSTLADGFSYYSAAAEALQELGLRGVFIARAETVLPKFPPSILVRSYIPLSKLLPHVRALVHHGGIGTASQAFVAGIPQLVKPHAMDQFDNASNIERLGCGFELKEEKGFDIYPSLKRLLESETIQQNCITVQSRMVSGETAGLKALSVIEAVAKSAVRKLPAELTLTNQ
- a CDS encoding glycosyltransferase family 2 protein, which translates into the protein MKSIPGSLAVLFNPTEKHVENLLGLKKLCEMVVAVDNSQRVDLGLHQRMRNLGIHVIVNSNHGGIAGAFNRGMEWLLEKQCDLLFTFDQDSTVSEDFFVKMIEACCSLDHPYFLIGPKIYDTNVDHYIPLLILGEAKVSAKFIFMRDEDQGLIPCTSVISSGCVISAETYRKLGAFREDYFIDYVDADYCFRARSQGVPVFSNTSLTMKHELGDATDHKIGSLDLVQWNYSPPRLYYAARNGLNIAWCYRSSLRSAFLINLMTLSLFLSVLLYENNKLRKMVALIAGVFDGLFGRLGSMDTRQPLITAFCTQTKSRKPAPYKQVKTTL